The Methylomonas rhizoryzae genome includes the window TGAACCGGACGATGTCGGTACTTCCTGGCAAATCACCCCGGTTTGGAAGTTTCCGTTCGAGATTGCCGGCAGCCGCTGGAGCTTCGAAGGCTTTGCCGACTTCATCGGCGCCAAAGGCAACCACCAAGCACGGCAGGCCCTAGCTCAACCGCAGTTGCGCTTGGACGTCGGCGACTTGTTTGAACACCGCAACCACTTGTTTATCGGCTTGGAATACCAGTATTGGCATAATAAATACGGCATTAAAGGCTTACACGAGAGCGTGCCGCAAGCGTTAATTTTGTGGAAATTTTAATTGTCGAAAAACCAACCTAGCACGCAAGCTTGAGCCAACTTCCGTAACCAGCGTATCTGCAATAGCACAAGCACACTCATGAGCAAAAAAAACCCTCGCAAAGGCGAGGGTCAGAAGTGTTAACAGAGCTAGAAAGACAGGATGTTAACAACGAGGGAGGTACAACAAAATAACGCTTAAGCTTTAAACGAACCGGTAAAATCAAGATTGCTTGAAATTGTGGCGGCGCCGAACAACATGGTGGAGAGTATGAACTCGCCAGACATGAATCCGAGCACACCGGTGGTAAAGAAAATACCGGTCGCAATATCTCTGTAAAGATTATTGGATTTGTTCATGTTAGCCCCTAGCTGAATTTCAGCCGTTTCATTGAAGACGGCTTCACTATATCAGCAGGTTTTTTTATTTACAATAGAACGCAAAGTGCACTCATTATTTTTCCTTGCGAAACAATAAGTCATTGCCGCGTCATAATACTTTAGTAAAACGCTAGGTTATTGAAATGTTGAGATTATTTCCTTCTTATGAATTTCCGGCAAACGAATACACACGCGTACTTGTTCGGCAAATTCCTGCATGATGATACTGCCGTCGAGTTTTTTAAGTTGATATTCCAACATTTGCAGCTGGCCGTAACTCAAATCCAACTGCAATTCCACCATCTTGACGTATTCCACCAGCACGGCATTTTCAATGACCTGTCTCGCTACGTTGCCATAGGCTCTGGTTAAACCACCGGCACCGAGCTTTACTCCACCGAAATACCGTACTACGGCAACCAAGAGATTAATCAATTGCTTACCTTCTAAATGTTGGAAAATGGGTTTACCGGCGGTTCCGCCGGGCTCTCCGGCGTCGTGAAATCGGCAGGCTAAACCATCCGGCGTTTGAATCCGATAGGCATAAACGATATGCGTCGCTGCAGGATGCCGGTCATGCAAGCACCTGATTAGTTG containing:
- a CDS encoding IMPACT family protein produces the protein MKIVVAPGVYEETIKKSRFIGFINPCGSENEALQLIRCLHDRHPAATHIVYAYRIQTPDGLACRFHDAGEPGGTAGKPIFQHLEGKQLINLLVAVVRYFGGVKLGAGGLTRAYGNVARQVIENAVLVEYVKMVELQLDLSYGQLQMLEYQLKKLDGSIIMQEFAEQVRVCIRLPEIHKKEIISTFQ